A single genomic interval of Zingiber officinale cultivar Zhangliang chromosome 4A, Zo_v1.1, whole genome shotgun sequence harbors:
- the LOC121969402 gene encoding uncharacterized protein LOC121969402: MKAMKKPLSVAVTVIFEVLETVDRGGGQRGKRKRGTTFLASPTTKKASVSPEEEDEEGKGKPAMDNCLGRAVSSKRGRESSRLLSLAAREGRPCTAAPEGKGGFISSPSSKKDEEEKGKATMGDCLGRAASSKRGRKSDHLWSLVAHKGGFAQQLTKGREVLH, from the exons ATGAAAGCTATGAAAAAACCCTTGTCTGTTGCTGTCACCGTCATCTTCGAGGTATTAGAAACAGTCGACAGAGGAGGAGGACAGAGAGGGAAAAGAAAGAGAGGAACGACATTTCTTGCCTCTCCAACAACAAAAAAAGCATCGGTATCGCCagaggaggaggatgaagagGGAAAAGGAAAACCAGCCATGGACAACTGCTTGGGCAGAGCTGTGAGTTCTAAAAGAGGGAGGGAAAGCAGCCGCTTGTTGTCGTTGGCCGCTCGCGAAGGAAGGCCTTGCACGGCAGCTCCCGAAGGAAAGGGAG GATTCATTTCATCGCCGTCgtcgaagaaggatgaagaggaaaaaggaaaagcAACCATGGGAGACTGCTTGGGTAGGGCTGCGAGTTCTAAAAGAGGGAGGAAAAGTGACCACTTGTGGTCATTGGTTGCTCACAAAGGAGGCTTTGCGCAACAACTCACTAAAGGAAGGGAGGTCTTGCACTAA